In Dolichospermum flos-aquae CCAP 1403/13F, the following proteins share a genomic window:
- a CDS encoding DUF3598 family protein, with product MSNIRLEMPVLARHQGEWSGTYTVVDITGKIIDQHDSYLSCQFPENSPYSYYQINHYTWSNGKEEEHNFPATYKDQKIWFDTERIEGQAWEVDDSTVMLYFSYKQFPTMYLYEMIQISPDDNHRARTWHWFKNDQIYQRTLIQEERVK from the coding sequence ATGTCTAATATTCGTCTAGAAATGCCTGTTTTAGCTCGTCATCAAGGTGAGTGGTCGGGGACTTATACAGTAGTTGATATTACAGGTAAAATCATTGATCAACATGATTCTTATCTCAGTTGTCAATTTCCAGAAAATAGCCCATATTCTTACTATCAAATTAATCATTATACTTGGTCTAATGGTAAAGAAGAAGAACATAATTTTCCTGCAACTTACAAAGATCAGAAAATTTGGTTTGATACTGAACGGATTGAAGGTCAAGCTTGGGAAGTTGATGATTCTACAGTGATGTTGTATTTTAGTTATAAACAATTTCCCACTATGTACTTATATGAAATGATTCAGATTAGCCCTGACGATAATCATCGCGCTCGGACTTGGCACTGGTTTAAAAATGATCAAATTTATCAACGCACTCTAATTCAAGAAGAAAGGGTAAAATAG
- a CDS encoding aldehyde dehydrogenase family protein: MSKPIEVRNPRTGKFDYVIVPPPPKLLSQQCHRLRRGQIIWQKLGVEGRIAALKAWKKAILSDRTQLTEALVSDTGRLSTSVTEVDSFIANIDKWCNLAPQLLQGTAKNTSIPFIALQQTAVPYPLVGIISPWNFPLLLSTIDTIPALLAGCAVIVKPSEITPRFVAPLMTTLNTIPQLRDVLNFVEGAGQTGADLIEDVDLICFTGSVETGRLVAEAAAQKFIPACLELGGKDPAIVLESADLDLATSAILWGSVVNSGQSCLSIERIYVAESIFEQFYHQLVTKSHKLKLAYPTIESGEIGPIICEKQAAIINDHLLDAVSKGAVIHCGGKVEELGGGWWCRPTVMTEVDHSMKVMTEETFGPIMPVMSFANIEEAINLANDSIYGLSAAIFSESEELALEIGMQIDVGAISINDAGLTAMMQEGEKNAFKFSGLGGSRMGKAAFKRFMRKKAFLIKTNIDKDPWWFNNED, encoded by the coding sequence ATGAGTAAACCAATAGAAGTCCGCAACCCCCGCACAGGTAAATTTGATTATGTCATCGTTCCTCCACCACCAAAATTACTTTCCCAGCAATGTCACCGGTTGCGAAGAGGACAAATTATCTGGCAGAAATTAGGAGTTGAAGGCAGAATTGCCGCTTTAAAAGCCTGGAAAAAAGCGATATTATCAGACCGAACACAATTAACAGAAGCTTTAGTTAGTGATACGGGAAGATTATCAACATCAGTGACAGAAGTAGATTCATTTATTGCTAATATTGATAAATGGTGTAATTTAGCTCCACAATTACTACAAGGGACAGCTAAAAATACATCTATTCCGTTTATTGCTTTACAACAAACGGCTGTTCCTTATCCTCTGGTTGGCATAATTAGTCCTTGGAATTTTCCCCTATTGTTATCTACAATTGATACAATTCCAGCTTTATTAGCGGGTTGTGCAGTCATAGTTAAACCCAGTGAAATCACTCCCCGTTTTGTTGCTCCTTTAATGACAACTCTGAATACAATTCCGCAATTACGTGATGTTTTAAATTTTGTCGAAGGAGCAGGACAAACAGGAGCAGATTTAATCGAAGATGTAGATTTAATTTGTTTTACAGGTAGTGTAGAAACTGGGCGTTTAGTGGCAGAAGCAGCAGCCCAAAAATTCATTCCTGCTTGCTTAGAATTAGGTGGCAAAGACCCAGCTATTGTTTTAGAATCAGCAGATTTAGACTTAGCAACTTCAGCAATTTTGTGGGGTTCTGTTGTGAATTCTGGACAGTCATGTTTATCAATTGAAAGAATTTATGTTGCTGAATCTATTTTTGAACAATTTTATCATCAATTAGTCACTAAATCCCATAAATTGAAATTGGCATACCCAACTATTGAAAGTGGTGAAATTGGTCCGATTATTTGTGAAAAACAAGCAGCTATTATTAATGATCATCTGCTAGATGCAGTTTCTAAAGGGGCAGTAATTCACTGTGGTGGTAAAGTAGAAGAATTAGGTGGAGGTTGGTGGTGTCGTCCCACGGTTATGACTGAAGTTGACCATTCCATGAAAGTAATGACTGAAGAAACATTTGGTCCAATTATGCCGGTTATGTCTTTTGCTAATATAGAAGAAGCGATAAATTTAGCTAATGATTCTATTTATGGATTAAGTGCTGCTATATTTTCTGAATCAGAAGAGTTAGCATTAGAAATTGGTATGCAAATAGATGTAGGTGCTATTAGTATTAATGATGCAGGGTTAACAGCTATGATGCAAGAAGGAGAAAAAAACGCCTTTAAATTTTCTGGTTTGGGAGGTTCACGCATGGGTAAAGCTGCCTTTAAACGCTTTATGCGAAAAAAAGCCTTTTTGATTAAAACTAACATTGATAAAGACCCTTGGTGGTTTAATAATGAAGATTAG
- a CDS encoding phenylacetate--CoA ligase family protein, with translation MKPQIPTQRAILGLEDFISTPLAEKLEQHLHIDSRERAIALFQDVAASVPAYQAFLAERGINPQDIQTLADFQNLPKVNKENYISYYSLPQLCNNGKIGGCDMIAASSGSTGKPTFWPRFITDELQIATRFEQIFHDSFHADTKTTLAVVCFALGTWVGGMFTTNCCRHLAAKGYPITVITPGNNKPEILRIVQELGGNFEQVVLLGYPPFLKDVIDTGITNNIEWGQYHIKLVMAGEVFSEEWRNLVAQRIGSENPCDDFASMYGTADAGVLGNETPLSICIRRFLAVTPQAAKALFGESRLPTLVQYDPCSRFFEVEDGNLLFSGNNGVPLIRYSIFDQGGLITYAQMLEFLAAWGFNPITELENHRGIHQLPFVYIFGRSNFTVSYFGANIYPENVTVGLEQPIIREWVTGKFVLQVKEDLDKNRFLSVVVELAPGIEDKEEKRLSITAAILAQLLRLNSEFANYVPRQYQTPLVELKPIGDIEYFPIGVKHRYTRNNMRK, from the coding sequence ATGAAACCACAAATACCAACACAACGGGCAATTCTGGGATTAGAAGATTTTATATCTACTCCCTTAGCAGAGAAACTAGAACAGCATCTTCACATTGACAGTCGAGAAAGAGCGATCGCATTATTTCAAGATGTAGCTGCTAGTGTACCCGCTTACCAGGCATTTTTAGCAGAACGAGGCATAAATCCTCAAGATATTCAAACATTAGCAGATTTCCAAAACTTACCAAAAGTTAATAAAGAAAATTATATTTCCTATTATTCTTTGCCCCAATTGTGTAATAATGGAAAGATAGGAGGCTGTGATATGATCGCAGCTTCCTCTGGCTCAACAGGTAAACCCACATTTTGGCCGCGTTTCATCACTGATGAATTACAAATAGCTACCCGCTTTGAGCAAATTTTTCATGATAGTTTTCATGCAGATACTAAAACTACTTTAGCAGTAGTTTGTTTTGCTCTGGGAACTTGGGTAGGGGGAATGTTTACTACTAATTGTTGTCGTCATTTAGCCGCTAAGGGTTATCCGATTACCGTCATTACTCCAGGGAATAATAAACCGGAAATTTTGCGAATTGTCCAGGAATTAGGTGGTAACTTTGAGCAAGTTGTGTTATTAGGATATCCACCATTTTTAAAAGATGTCATTGATACGGGTATTACCAATAATATCGAATGGGGACAATATCATATTAAGTTAGTCATGGCAGGAGAAGTATTTAGTGAAGAATGGCGCAATTTAGTAGCCCAAAGAATAGGTTCTGAAAATCCCTGTGATGATTTTGCTTCTATGTATGGAACAGCAGACGCGGGAGTTTTAGGAAATGAAACACCTCTTAGTATTTGTATTCGGCGGTTTTTAGCAGTCACACCTCAAGCAGCTAAAGCATTATTTGGGGAGTCGCGTTTACCTACTTTAGTCCAATATGATCCTTGCAGTCGTTTTTTTGAAGTAGAAGATGGAAATTTACTATTTTCTGGGAATAATGGTGTGCCTTTAATTAGATATAGCATTTTTGATCAAGGTGGCTTAATTACTTATGCCCAAATGCTAGAATTTTTAGCAGCATGGGGTTTTAATCCTATTACAGAATTAGAAAATCATCGCGGAATTCATCAATTACCTTTTGTTTATATCTTCGGACGTTCTAATTTTACGGTTTCCTATTTTGGCGCAAATATCTATCCAGAAAATGTGACGGTAGGATTAGAACAACCAATTATTAGAGAATGGGTAACAGGTAAATTTGTTTTACAGGTAAAAGAGGATTTAGACAAAAACCGCTTTTTATCTGTAGTAGTAGAGTTAGCACCAGGAATAGAGGATAAAGAGGAGAAAAGATTATCTATAACTGCTGCTATTCTTGCTCAATTATTGCGTCTCAATAGTGAGTTTGCTAACTATGTTCCCCGACAATATCAAACTCCATTGGTAGAATTAAAACCCATTGGTGATATTGAATATTTTCCTATAGGTGTCAAACACAGATATACCCGGAATAATATGCGTAAATAG
- a CDS encoding cobalamin-binding protein: MIDTSNNIRIVSLIPSATEIVAKLGLFDAMVGRSHECDYPPEITNLPVCTQARVNGDANGHSIHDEASNLLQSALGVYKIKIDVLEKLHPTHIITQDQCDICAVSLPEVEKAVAQLTHSSPQIISLQPNTLQELWGDIERVSHTFGVDSVEILENLEARVRICKRRLQGLSCAEMPKVACVEWTDPLMTATNWVPELINLAGGKPLFSLMDKPVTHVKWETLVDSNPDVIIFMPCGFDLQQTQQEAQVLTQRPEWKKLHAVQSGRVFITDGNAYFNRPGPRLVDSLEILAEILHPDIFDYGYQGTGWQLL, from the coding sequence ATGATTGATACAAGTAACAATATAAGAATTGTCTCTTTAATTCCGAGTGCTACGGAAATCGTCGCTAAACTGGGTTTATTTGATGCTATGGTCGGGCGATCGCATGAATGTGACTATCCTCCCGAAATCACCAATCTTCCAGTTTGTACCCAAGCCCGTGTGAATGGTGACGCTAATGGCCATTCTATTCATGACGAAGCCAGCAATCTATTACAATCTGCTTTAGGTGTCTACAAAATCAAAATTGATGTTTTAGAGAAATTGCACCCTACCCACATTATCACCCAAGATCAATGTGATATCTGCGCCGTCAGTTTACCGGAAGTAGAAAAAGCAGTTGCCCAACTTACCCACAGTTCACCGCAAATAATTTCCTTACAACCGAACACACTACAGGAGCTTTGGGGTGATATTGAACGGGTTAGTCACACATTTGGAGTAGATTCAGTAGAAATACTGGAAAATTTAGAAGCCCGTGTGAGAATTTGTAAGCGAAGACTGCAAGGGCTATCCTGTGCAGAAATGCCTAAAGTCGCTTGCGTTGAATGGACTGATCCTTTGATGACCGCTACAAATTGGGTTCCTGAATTAATCAACTTAGCAGGAGGAAAACCATTATTTAGCCTGATGGATAAACCTGTTACTCATGTCAAATGGGAAACATTAGTAGATAGTAACCCAGATGTGATTATTTTCATGCCCTGTGGCTTTGATTTACAACAGACTCAGCAAGAAGCTCAAGTATTAACTCAACGTCCAGAATGGAAAAAACTCCATGCAGTCCAATCAGGGAGAGTCTTTATTACTGATGGCAATGCTTATTTTAACCGTCCTGGTCCGCGGTTGGTAGATTCTTTAGAAATTCTCGCAGAAATATTGCATCCAGATATCTTTGATTATGGTTATCAAGGTACTGGTTGGCAACTTTTATAA
- the groL gene encoding chaperonin GroEL (60 kDa chaperone family; promotes refolding of misfolded polypeptides especially under stressful conditions; forms two stacked rings of heptamers to form a barrel-shaped 14mer; ends can be capped by GroES; misfolded proteins enter the barrel where they are refolded when GroES binds), translated as MTKIIAFNEESRRALERGINALADAVKITLGPRGRNVLLEKKFGVPQIVNDGITVAKEIELEDPLENTGARLIQEVASKTKDVAGDGTTTATVLAQALIKEGLKNVAAGTNPISLKRGIDKTVEALVAEIAKITKPVEGSALASPAAGIAQVATVSAGNDAEVGQMIALAMEKVTKDGVITVEESKSFTTELEVVEGMQLDRGYISPYFITNNERMTVEFENSRILIVDKKISSIQDLVPILEKVARLGQPLLIIAEDVDGDALQTLVVNKARGVLAVAAIKAPGFGERRKAMLEDIAILTDGQMISEEIGLSLDTATLEMLGTAQKIHIDKENTTIVAGNTAKPEIQIRIEQIRKQLAETDSDYDTEKLQERIAKLAGGIAVIKVGAATETELKDRTLRIEDALNATKAAVEEGIVPGGGATLIYLSTKVDAIKNSLTPEERIGADIVKKALEAPLRQIAENAGAEGSVIVARVRETDLNIGYNAATGEFEDLIAAGIIDPAKVVRSALQNASSIAGMVLTTEAIIAEKPEKQPAGAPDGGMGGMGGMGGMGGMGGMGGMGGMGMF; from the coding sequence ATGACTAAGATTATTGCATTTAATGAAGAATCACGACGGGCTTTAGAAAGAGGTATTAACGCACTGGCAGATGCAGTGAAAATAACTTTAGGTCCAAGAGGTCGTAACGTCCTATTAGAGAAAAAATTTGGTGTTCCCCAAATTGTTAACGATGGTATCACTGTTGCCAAAGAAATTGAATTAGAAGATCCTCTAGAAAATACTGGTGCTAGACTTATTCAGGAAGTAGCATCGAAAACTAAGGATGTAGCTGGCGATGGAACTACCACTGCCACAGTTTTAGCACAAGCCTTGATTAAAGAAGGGTTAAAAAATGTAGCCGCTGGGACAAATCCCATTAGCTTAAAACGGGGTATTGATAAAACCGTTGAAGCACTGGTAGCAGAAATTGCCAAAATTACTAAACCTGTAGAAGGAAGTGCGTTGGCATCGCCCGCCGCAGGCATCGCTCAAGTTGCCACAGTTTCCGCTGGTAATGATGCTGAAGTCGGACAGATGATTGCACTGGCCATGGAGAAAGTGACTAAAGACGGTGTAATTACCGTTGAAGAATCTAAATCCTTCACCACTGAACTAGAAGTAGTGGAAGGAATGCAGCTTGATAGAGGTTATATTTCTCCCTACTTTATCACCAACAATGAACGGATGACAGTAGAGTTTGAAAACTCCCGTATCCTGATTGTTGATAAGAAAATCAGCAGCATTCAAGATTTAGTCCCTATCTTGGAAAAAGTTGCCCGTTTAGGTCAACCTTTACTGATTATTGCTGAAGATGTAGACGGTGATGCTTTACAAACATTGGTTGTAAATAAAGCCCGTGGTGTATTGGCTGTAGCTGCGATTAAAGCCCCCGGTTTTGGTGAACGTCGCAAAGCTATGTTAGAAGATATTGCCATTCTTACCGATGGACAAATGATTTCTGAAGAAATTGGCTTGAGCTTAGATACAGCTACTTTAGAAATGTTGGGAACTGCTCAGAAAATCCACATTGACAAGGAAAATACCACCATTGTCGCTGGTAATACTGCTAAACCAGAAATCCAAATCCGGATTGAGCAAATTCGTAAACAATTGGCGGAAACTGATTCCGATTATGATACCGAAAAACTGCAAGAACGCATTGCTAAGTTAGCTGGTGGTATTGCCGTGATTAAAGTCGGTGCAGCTACGGAAACAGAACTGAAAGACAGAACCTTGCGGATTGAAGACGCACTCAACGCTACCAAAGCAGCGGTAGAAGAAGGTATTGTTCCTGGTGGTGGTGCAACCTTAATTTATCTATCTACCAAGGTAGATGCTATTAAAAACAGCCTCACTCCTGAAGAAAGAATTGGCGCTGATATTGTTAAAAAAGCTTTAGAAGCTCCCCTCCGGCAAATCGCGGAAAACGCTGGGGCAGAAGGTTCTGTCATTGTTGCCAGAGTTCGGGAAACTGATTTGAATATCGGTTATAACGCAGCTACAGGCGAATTTGAAGACTTAATTGCGGCTGGTATTATTGATCCCGCAAAAGTGGTTCGTTCCGCTTTACAAAATGCTTCTTCCATTGCCGGTATGGTACTAACTACCGAAGCCATTATTGCTGAAAAGCCTGAAAAACAACCCGCTGGGGCCCCTGATGGTGGCATGGGCGGTATGGGCGGCATGGGTGGTATGGGCGGCATGGGCGGTATGGGCGGCATGGGTGGTATGGGTATGTTCTAA
- a CDS encoding MraY family glycosyltransferase, whose product MNLANSLKSLGIADPSGSGWLAVVFTFLLALIVTWRLIPTIRKFALEVGWADQPNARRLNQEPLPNAGGLAIYAGVIAALVLASLLRPIELQGVLAQVLTILLGGSILVLVGFIDDQFGLPPSVRLWAQVTTALLLVGNGISIQVAFGTPIDSLLSMALTVLWVVGITNAINLMDGMDGLAGGISFITAISLLGVSAQFDNRAAATLVLAALGGAALGFLRHNFYPSHIIMGDAGAYFFGYVLAATSILGKLQLNTIYALIPTVLFLLLPVIDTTQVFVRRLMAGKNPLSTPGKDHLHHRLLAWGLSQRNAAFILWSITLGCNLLAMKVQGMSLSVMLVTAIGIILLLGFTVWQRMLNNR is encoded by the coding sequence ATGAACTTAGCGAACTCCCTTAAATCCCTTGGCATTGCTGACCCTAGCGGCTCCGGCTGGTTAGCTGTAGTATTTACGTTTCTATTAGCTTTGATTGTTACCTGGCGGTTAATTCCCACAATTCGCAAATTTGCCTTAGAGGTAGGTTGGGCAGATCAACCCAACGCTCGACGATTGAATCAAGAACCTTTACCGAATGCGGGAGGTTTGGCAATCTACGCGGGTGTTATTGCGGCTTTGGTCTTGGCTAGTCTCTTGCGGCCGATTGAACTGCAAGGGGTCTTAGCCCAGGTTTTAACGATTCTCCTCGGTGGTTCGATTTTAGTTCTAGTTGGCTTTATTGATGACCAATTTGGCTTACCTCCGTCTGTGCGGTTATGGGCGCAGGTAACAACAGCACTTTTGTTGGTTGGTAATGGCATTAGCATCCAAGTTGCCTTTGGTACACCCATTGATTCTCTCTTATCTATGGCGTTAACCGTGCTGTGGGTAGTGGGAATCACCAATGCTATTAACCTCATGGATGGCATGGATGGTTTGGCTGGTGGCATTAGCTTTATTACTGCTATCAGTTTGTTAGGTGTTTCTGCCCAGTTTGATAATCGCGCTGCTGCTACTTTGGTTTTGGCAGCTTTGGGAGGGGCAGCACTGGGCTTTTTACGCCATAATTTTTACCCCTCACACATCATTATGGGTGATGCTGGAGCATACTTTTTTGGCTATGTTTTAGCAGCAACCAGTATTTTAGGGAAACTCCAATTAAATACAATCTATGCCCTAATACCTACAGTTTTATTTCTGCTGTTGCCAGTTATTGACACTACTCAAGTGTTTGTGCGCCGGCTCATGGCAGGAAAAAATCCTTTGAGTACACCAGGTAAAGACCACCTCCATCATCGCTTGTTAGCCTGGGGACTATCCCAACGGAATGCGGCTTTTATCCTCTGGTCAATTACTTTAGGCTGTAATTTGCTGGCTATGAAAGTCCAGGGTATGAGTTTATCAGTGATGCTGGTCACTGCTATCGGTATTATTTTGCTGTTAGGGTTTACCGTTTGGCAAAGAATGTTGAATAATCGGTGA